Proteins encoded together in one Candidatus Reconcilbacillus cellulovorans window:
- a CDS encoding rod shape-determining protein (functions in MreBCD complex in some organisms) translates to MFGYTRDLGIDLGTANTLVYVKGKGIVVREPSVVAIRTDTNTIEAVGEAAKRMIGRTPGNIRAVRPMKDGVIADFETTATMIHYFIQRAQKKHWFGRRPNVMVCVPSGCTAVEKRAVEDATRQAGAKEAFTIEEPFAAAIGADLPVWEPTGSMVVDIGGGTTEVAVISLGGIVASRSIRIAGDEMDEAIVQYIKRMYNLMIGERTAEQLKIEIGSALPMENPGRMEVRGRDLLTGLPKTITVTSDEITEALADTVGSIVEAVKATLERCPPELSADIMDRGIVLTGGGALLRNLDKLLARETGMPVLVADHPLDCVAIGTGRALENIHLFLSKPGHGGRAR, encoded by the coding sequence ATGTTCGGATATACCCGCGATCTCGGCATCGACCTCGGCACCGCCAACACACTCGTTTACGTCAAGGGAAAAGGCATCGTCGTCCGCGAACCGTCGGTCGTCGCGATCCGGACCGATACGAACACGATCGAGGCGGTCGGCGAAGCGGCGAAACGGATGATCGGCCGGACGCCCGGCAACATCCGCGCCGTGCGGCCGATGAAGGACGGCGTCATCGCCGACTTTGAGACAACGGCGACGATGATCCATTATTTCATTCAGCGCGCGCAGAAAAAACATTGGTTCGGCCGCAGGCCGAACGTGATGGTATGCGTTCCGTCCGGCTGCACGGCGGTCGAGAAGCGGGCCGTCGAGGACGCGACGCGCCAGGCGGGTGCAAAGGAAGCTTTTACGATTGAAGAACCTTTCGCCGCGGCGATCGGCGCCGATTTGCCGGTCTGGGAACCGACCGGCAGCATGGTCGTCGACATCGGCGGCGGGACGACGGAAGTCGCCGTCATTTCGCTCGGCGGCATCGTCGCTAGCCGGTCGATCCGGATTGCCGGCGACGAGATGGATGAGGCGATCGTTCAATACATCAAGCGGATGTACAACTTGATGATCGGCGAGCGGACGGCCGAGCAGCTGAAAATCGAAATCGGCTCTGCCCTGCCGATGGAAAATCCGGGAAGGATGGAAGTTCGCGGGCGAGACTTGCTGACCGGTTTGCCCAAGACGATCACGGTCACATCCGACGAGATCACGGAAGCATTGGCGGACACGGTGGGCAGCATCGTCGAGGCGGTCAAGGCGACGCTCGAGCGGTGTCCGCCGGAGCTGTCGGCCGACATTATGGACCGCGGCATCGTGTTGACCGGCGGCGGGGCGCTGTTGCGCAATCTCGACAAGCTTCTGGCCCGCGAGACCGGCATGCCGGTGCTGGTGGCGGACCATCCGCTCGATTGCGTCGCGATCGGCACGGGTCGAGCTCTGGAAAACATTCATTTGTTCCTGTCCAAACCCGGTCACGGCGGACGCGCGAGATAA